The DNA segment TACTCGACGGACTTGACCGGCGAGCCTCCAGCGGATCATTGGCAGTCGTCGACACGGGCGAAAAAGCAGCCGATTCAGACGATCAATCACCGACGGTTTCCATTCAATTCAGTGCGGATCAGAAACAAGCCGCTCAAGCAATTTTCCTAGCCGCTTTAGATCTGATTGACAAAGCCGACGTGCCGGACAATCAAATCGAAATGGCACTTAAACTACTCGGCCGCAAATCAGGCCCTGCCTCCCAAAACCTGATTTCGCTAACAGACCTTCAATCCGCCAGCGACCAGCCACTAAAGATCACCAACCAGATCGCCGAACTTATCGATCTGCAGTACTCGCAGAATCGCCAGCTGAGCGCCGTCCGCGCGATCACTCGTCGCGGAGAGCCCGCCGGTGGTGAAGCGTTGCTGCAGGGACTGGAATCGGCCACTCCTCAGGTGCGAACTTCTGTTGTTCAAGCTCTGATAGGACATCCGGCCTGGGATCCCGCGATTCTGTCAGGTCTGCAAGCGGGCATCCTTCACGCCAACGATTTCAACACGGACCATCGCCAACAATTTATCGAACGTCAGCCGGAAGAGGCTCGGGAACAGACTCAGAAATGGTTCGGGAAAGAATCAGGAAGCGATCGTGAAGCACTGGTTAGCGATTGGTCCGACATCTCCCAACTGCAAGTCGATCCGACCAAAGGGAAGGCCCTGTTTGCCAAACACTGCAGTGCCTGCCACCAATTTAATGGAGTCGGACATAAGGTCGGCCCGGACCTGGCTGCGTTGACTTCGCGATCCCACCAATTTTTGCTGACGGCAATCTTAAATCCAAACCGGGACGTTGACGCTCGCTTTCAGAATTACACGGCGCTGATGGACGATGGCCGCGTTGTTTCCGGTCAAATCGTTAGCGAGACGGCCACCAGCGTGACCCTACTGGGGCAAGAAGCCAAACAAGAGGTTCTACTACGAAATCAATTGGAAGTTCTCCGTGCTACGGGCAAATCTGCGATGCCAGAAGGTCTGGAGAAAGACATCAGCAAACAGGAGATGGCGGATATCATGTCCTACGTTCAGGGCGCTGATTCCGAAGCCTATCCACTGGCTCGCAAATTGATCGATGACAGCCTGGCACAGGACGAGCGACTAGAGATCGTCGCCAAATGGCCCCAATATTCAGCTCAAATGATTACCGCCCTGACTGCGGATATGCCGGATGACATGGAGGAGCAGTATCGCCGGATCCCGTGGATCTGGCGACTCGCGATCGCAGCTGGCAAACGAAATGAATCTAAAGAGATTTTAGAGATCCTAGACGTCAGTCTGCCTCAGCCACAGCAACCGTTGATGGACTGGCAAGCCGTAGTGATCGGCGGCGGATTGGTGAACGGAATAAGCCAGACAGGAAGCTGGCCACTTGATCGAATCCAACGCTTGATTTCCGGAAACGGTCCTCTTGTAGGTCGCTGGAGCCAAGCGATCCAGCAAGCTTCCGTGATGTCGGACAACCCTCAAGTTCGATCGGGAACGCGGTACGATGCCCTCCGCATGATCGCCCTCGCTCCCTGGGCAACACATGGCCAGCAACTTGCCAGCTATCTAGGAGACTCGAACGCCGAACTGCAAATGGGGGCTGTCAGTGGACTATCGGACATGCCGGCTGCCGAAGCGGGCCAAGCCATCTTGCAGGCTCTACCGAAATTACAGGCAAACAATCGTGAACTTGCGTTGGACGCCATGCTAAGGACCGTACCACGAATCGAACGTTTGCTTGCAGCCATTGAAGCGGAGTCGCTCCAGAAGGATTGGCTTGGAGAGGAGCGTCTTGCAACCCTGCTAAAGCATGAAAATGCAAAGGTCCGCCAGCAAGCCAACCGCCTGCTTTCGGAAAAGAAATAGCAACGCTGGCTCCATCGTTTACCTACTGCGGCGCGACCGCGGTAGGAATGAAGCGCCAGCGGGGAACGTCACCCAAAACCTCCCAAGTCGCTGGCGTACAGGTAAGCGATTTCGGTTCGAACGAATGCTAAAGCTAAGCGGCGTTAAACAGCACCCGTCGACGAGGGACGCGTTTGATGACTTCGCTGCCATAGGTCGACAACGTCGCGTCGGCGACTTCATAACCATGGCGGAACAACAGACTGAACTCGCTGTGAGTCAATCGACGCAGCGTTGTTTCAATCAGTGCGACGCGTTTGACTTCTTCGTCGGTCAACGATGGTTTCCCATCGATGTTGTTTCGAGCGTAGGTCTTTTTCGTCGCCCGACCTAAACGAAGGTAAGCACCGCTTCCGGGGTTTTGCTTGAAGTGGTTGATCAACATGCGAGTCCGAAGGCTTCGAACTTGGTCGGTCGCCACATCCACCAACCGCAGCGTGGCTCTTAAATATTCGGGGCTCCAACGCGATTGACGGGAATCGCTGGACAATGGCCGTGACGCGTCACTGACGATCAAAAAGTCGGTTCCCTCTCGCAATCCTTCTCCTGGTTTAAACAAGGATTCGACGCCAAGGTTATCGTAAACGCCTCCATCCCAAAGGTGCAAACGCCTGTACTTTGGTTCGATCGAACGCCAGCGGTCATCGCGATATTCGCTCCACCGGTAGCGCCGTGAACGGATCACCAAGGGACCGATCAGCCCGGGGACGGCTGCCGAAGCGGCCAGTGCATGCGACAAACTGAAATCAGGATCGGTGATGTACTTTGTTTGATAGTCCCCCATCAGGTGACGCTGAAAACGCCAATTCTTTCCGGTTTGGTAACAGGTTGCATTGATGATCCATTCCGGTGATTCGGGTAGGTCCGCAAGCGAACCGCGGATCCCCCACTGACTTTCGATCGCATCGCCCAACAGTGCCGCTCGGCCCGAAGCCAGTCGCCAAGGGAGCAACAACGATTTAAGTGCGTACGACCACTGAAGATTCTTGGTCGTCAGGAGCGACAAAACACGCGGCACGACATCATGCAGGTATTCAGAACTGTCGGGCCAGCGGTAACCTGCAGAAGCAAAGACAAGCCCCGCAGCCAAACTGCCCCCGGAGACGCTGGAAACAATCTTGACGTTACCCAGCAAGTCTTGACGCGCCAGCCGAGCCAACACGCCCAGATGAAAGACTGTAGCGCGAACTCCACCGCCAGAGAATGCGAGGGCGATCTTCATGATTATCGAAACGGTTGCGGTTGATTTACAGGTCAGCGAGCGCGATGGCGGGTTTCATGATCAGGCCATGAATTCCTTCCAAGATCGCGTCGTATTGGGATTCGCATCCATACCAAATCGACGTCGTAGCCACCACCCAAATTTGACCGATCGTCCCGATGCCAGCAAAGGGCTGCCGCAACAACATCTTCGAGAGAAGAAAGAGCGGCATCCCAATCGGAAACTTATGTATTACGCTCAGAAAATTCCTGCCACGAAGAACACACAAACGGCCGCCGCGGTCAGCGAAGTCACTAGAAACAAAACCATCCCGAAACAGCCTGACTTCGATTCCAGTGCGGCCCTAGGAGTTGTGCCCGGCGACAGAGATTCGGCTAATTTTTCGACGGCGTCCTTTGATTCCCCCAGCCGCGAACCGGTCAGATCCTTGTATCGCTTGACGGCCGCAAGTTTCTTTCCTTGCTGTAATAGCTCGGTAATCTCGGCCAATTCATCGGGTTGCAATTCGTTCATCATCCGCTCATCTGCGTTGGGGGCATCCAAAAGTCGGCGACACGTCCGGCAGGTTGCTTGTCGATTGGCACCGCTTCCAACAACCCGAATCCGTTGTACTCCTCGCTGTTTCTATCGTTTTTGGCGGGGAAATGCCAATGGCAAGTTTTGTATTTGCTTTTTGGGTGGTGCTCTTGAGGCGGCGGGGAATGGAGACACGGAGACACGGAGACACGGAGACACGGAGAGTTGGGAGTTGGGAGTTGGGAGTTGGGAGTTGGGAGTTGGGAGTTGGGAGTTGGGAGTTGGGAGTTGGGAGTTGGGAGTTGGGAGTTGGGAGTTGGGAGTTGGGAGTTGGGAGTTGGGAGCTGGGAGCTGGGAGCTGGGAGCTGGGAGCTGGGAGTTTTTGTTTTCTGTTGGGGGGGGTGACGACAAATCACGGTTTATTGGGGTTTGTTTTCCCTAAATCCAAACTGGGGGCGATTCGAAGTTACCGATTGCTTACAATGGACGGTTGTCCCACCTGATGCATTCGTTGCATTTCCCCTGCCTACCTGCTTCCCCCCTTTGCGTTCATGGGTTTACGATTCGAGTGGTCGCTGCCTGGCTTGCCGATTGCCCTCGCTGCGATTCTGATTGCCTGCAACATTCCTTCGCGCGGTTACGGCGTGGACGATGCGGTTGCTTTGACGCAAGCTCAGTCGGTCGACTTTATTCAAACCTATTGTCTCAGCTGCCACGAAGGGGACAACGGTGAAGCGAACCTCGATCTAAGCGCCTTTGATTCCACTCAGCGAATTCCGCTTGATGTTGATAAGTGGAATCGAATCGCTGACCGAATAGCCGACCATCAGATGCCTCCGCTGGACAGCGAGCTGCCAACGCTCGAACTGCGAGAAGGGATGGTGCAAGTGATTCGCAGCACGATTCACACATCGATCTGCAGCGATGGCGTGACTCCGGGCAAACCGATGCTCCGCCGCCTGAATCGAACGGAGTATGCCAACACGGTTCGTGACCTCTTGGGGATTCAGTTCAACGCGGGGCACGCCCTACCAGAAGACGGTGCGGGTGGCGAAGGATTCGATAACGCCGCCGAAACCCTGTTTATATCGCCCATCCACGCGGAGAAATATCTGGATGCGGCGCGCACCGCGTTGTCGCATGCGATGAGCGACCCGCAGGACCGTAAAATGCTCCTGGTTTCGCTTCCCTCCAAAGATGTCTCTCCCCAACAAGCTGCCGAAAAGGTCCTCGGAACTTTCTTGCCAAAAGCTTTTCGCCGTCCAGCAACCGAAGCGGAGATCCAACAATACTTGCATCTCTTCGAACAGGTCTACCAAGAGGATCAATCGTTCGAAACGGCGATCACCTTTGCCATGGAAGCGGCCATGGTATCGCCCAAATTTCTGTTCCTGTGGGAACAACCGCATTCCGAATCCGAGCCTATTCGAATCACCGATTATGAATTGGCTTCTCGACTTTCCTATTTCTTGTGGGCATCCATGCCCGACCAGGAACTCTTCAAACTGGCTGCCGCGGGAAAACTGCATGAAGACGAGGTCTTAGCGCAGCAGGTCAAACGGATGCTGAAGAGCTCGATCGACGATCGCGGCCATCGCCGAAATGCCAAATGCCGGGAATTCGCAGAGAGCTTTGTCGAGCAGTGGCTGGGCACACGCGCTTTGGGCCGCGAGTTCCAACCCGACAAATCGGTAGTCGGAAAATTCAATCCTGAACTGGAGGGCGGCATGAAATACGAGCCGGTCTTCTTCATGGAAGATTTGCTGGCCGAGAACCATTCTTTACTGAATTGGATCGATTCCGATTTCACTTACGCAAACAGAAGTCTAGCCAGACACTACGGGATCGAAGGGACCTTCCGCGAACAACCGAAGCGAGTCGACCTGCCCGAGGGAAGCCATCGCGGTGGCGTGCTTGGGATGAGTTCGATATTGGCCGTTTCATCGTTTTCGCATCGCACCAGTCCTGTGCTACGAGGCAAATGGATCATGGAAACATTGCTGGGCACCGCTCCCCCGCCACCACCTCCCAATGTCCCTGAACTTGAGGAAACGGTTGGCGACGGAAAGGAGAAACTATCGCTGCGGCAACGACTGGAACTCCACCGAGCCGACCCCGCGTGTGCCTCCTGCCACGCGGTGATGGACCCGCTAGGATTCGGTTTAGAAAACTACGATGTACTGGGCCGCTGGCGAACGGAAGAGAGTGGTTTGCCAATCGACAATACAGGAACCCTGCCTGATGGGACGACCTTCACAGGCATGGAAGGGCTAAAACAACAGTTGATGGACCGAAAAGATTCGTTCATCAGCCACCTGACAAGTAAAATGCTTGGGTATGCATTAGCCCGGCAACTGACGAACGAAGACCTGTGTGTCGTTCAATCGATCAGTGAAACATTGGCCAAAGATGACTACCGGGCTCAAACCCTAGTCCTTGAAATCGTCAAAAGTATTCCATTCCAGTTCAAAAGCGGGCAAACGCCTTCGACGCCTGAGGAAACGAACCATGGCAAATAGAGATCGAGTACGGATGCAGTCTTTAGAACGCCAGAATCTCCGCAGAGCTTCTCTCTCGCGGCGCACCCTGCTGCGCGGTACGGGCGCTGCTTTGGCGCTGCCGTGGCTGGAAGCGATGATGCCTCGTCGGGCGAGAGGGGCCGACCCAGAAAACCTTCCAGACGACCAAGCTCCCGTGCGGATGGCGGCTCTGTTTGTCCCGAACGGCGTTCGCCAGGACCAATGGACTCCCGAAGGGGAAGGGAAAGATTTCAAACTATCGCCCGCGCTGCAACCTTTGGCTGACCTCAAAGACCAGTTGCTTGTCCTAACCAATTTATGGAATCAAGGCAGTATCGGCGGCGATGGCCACTACGTCAAAACATCAGGTTTCTTGACCTGTACCACAATCAATAAATCGCTTGGTATCGATCTAAATTGCAACGGTCAGTCGATGGACCAAGTCGCGGCATCCTACGCCGAGAAAAGAACGCCTCTGCCATCTTTGGAACTGGGAATTGATCCGGTAACGACGGGCGTTGATACGAATGTCGGCTACACTCGAGTCTACGGTTCTCACATCGCCTGGAGCGGGCCCACCAGTCCATTGGCGCGGGAACTGAATCCGCATCTTGTCTACGAGCGACTGCTGCGATCGGCTAAGCCTGCTGGCCAATCGACACGGCGCGACGCGTTGCTGCTGGACCAGGTAATCGACGATGCCAAACAGCTTTCCAATCGACTGGGCGTCGCCGACCGGCGCCGCATGGATGAATACCTACAGTCGGTCCGAAGCATCGAAAAGAGGCTGGAGCGACAAGGGCAGGGCGGTGCACTGGCTTGGACGCCCCGCGCAGACCTAGCCGCTGCCGAGGCGCCTCCGGAAGATAAACCAGACAGTTTCCCAGCCCACGTTCGGCTGATGATGGACATGATCGCGCTTGCATTCCAAACCGACACCACGCGGGTCTGCACTTTCATGTTTGGGAACGCGGTCAGTGGCCGAAACTTTTCGTTTTTAGATGGCGTTTCAGGCGGGCATCATGACACGTCACATCACCAGAACTCCGCCGAGAAACTGGAACAGTACCAGATCATCACGCACTGGCACGTCCAGCAATATGCCTACCTGCTAAACAAGCTGCAAAGCATGCAAGAAGGGGAGGGAACCGTGCTAGACAATTCAATGATTTTGTACGGATCCGGACTGCGCGATGGCAACAGCCACAATCCACACAACCTGCCCATCCTGGTTGGCGGCAGTGGAGGCGGAAAGATCGCAACCGGACAGCATCTCTCCTTCAGCCCCGATACGCCTCTCGCGAACCTCTATGTCGCCATGCTGAACGCATTCGGAAGTCCGACAAAACAGTTTGCCGACAGCACGGGAACCCTACCGGGCGTGCTTCACGCGTAGCCTTCGCAGGCCGTTGAACCCAAAATGAGAAGGGCACATCGCACGCGGTTGCCCTCTTATCGCTTTGGCTCAAGTCATCGCGCAGGCAATTGCGCCGACACCGATTCTGCAAGCCAAGCTTTAAATATTCAGCGACACCTCCCACAACTCTCAGGCAACCACGACTTGCCTGACTTTTGGCGTGAGAGGTAACAGAGTGTCTGGAGCCCCAAGGATTGTTTAGGTACGCATACCCAAAACGGACGATCCTCCGCCCTCGCTATTGTACACCTTCGCATGCACATATAAAATAAGGAAGGGCCTAGCGTCTGTTCCAGCGTATTCCGTGTTGGACCGAACCCCAAACTTCAACGGCCAACCGACAGTCCGCTCCGTTTCCCGTCCCTATTTCCATCCGCCCGAAATCGAGGCGACCGGATGGCCAATAGCCCCTCACCGTCCAGCATAGGAATCGGACCGCATGGCTAACCGACACAGAAGGCGACTGAAAGTATGGACGTTGACCACGCTCGTCTGGAACGCCGGTCTGTTGGTCGGCGTCATAGGTTTCGCAAATGAAAACTGGACCAGTTTTCGAGGCGACGGGAGCAGCGTTGTGCAAGCCGATTTGCCAACGCAGTGGTCCCCCGAAGAGGTTACGTGGCAAACTGAAATCCCAGGCTACGGACAGTCGGCGCCGGTTGTTTGGGATGGGCAGGTCTACGTGACCAGCAGTGAAGGAGCCTTCCAACAGGACTGTCAGGTCCACGCGTTTGATTTACGCACTGGCGATAAGAACTGGACCAAACAGATCGTCGCGACCACACCGGTCGAAAACTACTTTCGCAATAGCCGCGCCGCTCCGACCTGCTGCGTGGATGACAGCGGTCTGTTCTCATTTTTTCCCAGCGGCGACGTCACAGCGATGACACATGCTGGAGAGCAACGCTGGAGCCTGTCGCTGTTCAAGAAGTATGGCGAGGTTCAGAACGAGCGAGGTGTCGCAAGTTCGCTTGCCCAGACGGACGACCATCTTTACGTCCTTATCGATCACCATGGTCCATCCTACGTAGTCGCGATCAACAAGGCGGATGGCTCCATCGCCTGGAAAACCGATCGAGGCGACCGCATTCCTTCTTGGTCGTCACCGGTGATCGCCCAAATCAACGGTCGTAAACTGGTCATCACCAGTTCCGCAGACACGGTCGACGCTTACGACGCGTCAACAGGCGAAGCGCTGTGGCAACATCACGGCTTACAGGGAAACCATATCCCGTCTCCGTCGGTCATGGGAGATCGCATCTTCGTCGGATCGACGACAATGTACGGAGGTGCAACCGACGCGGATGCCACGGCGGGGTCGAACTGTTGTCTGAAGCTGACCGAGGTTGAGGGTAAACCCAGCTTTGATTTTCTCTGGGGAGCCGAGCGGGCGAACTCCTATTACTCCACGCCACTGGCCTTTGCCGGCTATGTCTATTACGTCAATAAAGTAGGCGTGCTCTACTGCGTCAACCAGGAAACCGGCAAGCAGGTGTTTGCCAAACGAATCGGCACGCCCTGTTGGGCTTCGGCGGTCGGCGTCACCAATCGTTCCGGCGAATCGCTGGTCTACTTTGTATTGAAAAATGGTTTCACACTGGTCCTTCGCCCCGGCGACGAATATGACCAAGTCGCTCGCAACCAGTTATACGATCGAGAAGCGATGCTAGAAGCTCAGGAATTGGCGGCGGAGCAGAGGCGAGCGAACGCGGTCCCCAGCGATCAAGTCAAACCGAAAAGCGGCCCCGAAAAAGTCTTCGCGGGGATGCCCGAAACACAGCTACACAAAATCTTTTCCTATGGAGACCCGATGGTCTATGGCGTTGCAGTCGCGGAAGATCGGTTGCTGATTCGCACCGGTCAAACGCTTTTTTGTGTCGGTGGATAACTCCCAACGTTACTGCTCGGACCGGATCGCTAGCTGCATCAAAAATGCCTGCCCTGCACGTACCGCACGAATTGAAGCCGAGCAACGAGCCTCAAAGTCGCCCCCGCATCACGAGCGGTATCATTCGCGTAGATTAGATGCGCCAGTTTGAGCCGGCCCCAAACAAACGGTGCCTGCCCTACAGCCTTAGGCAACCACCCCAAAATGCAAGAGAACGCTGGTCCGCAAGAACCGACCGCCCAACGATGCCTCGATTCGAGCAGGAGTACGAGTACCGGGCTGCGTCCTGAGTACGAGTACGAGTACGGTTTTTTCGATACCAAAAACAATTGCGGTCACCTAGGACGACGTCTAGTTCTAACTTCTGCCAACTTCGTACTCGTACTCAGCATCGCGGTACTCGTACTCGACTCCTGCATTGAATTCCGCTTCGGTCTCGCGGACGCCAGGGTGCTGCCTAAGTTCCGTTCCCGGCCTTTCCCTGGGGCTTTCAGTTAGCAACGACTCTCTTGTTCGACCGAAATGCGGGGTTCACGGTGAAGCAAGGCGCGGTGGAGTATTTGAGGAAACTGCCCGTTTCTCTACCGAACGGGACGATCCCGATGGAAACTGAAATCTTGTTTTTTCCATTTCTCTAGCATGCACACCGGCAAGCTGACGTTCATTCCATGCTAGGCATCAAACCTTGGTTTTCGTTGCCCAAAATAACTTTGTGACGGATTCGGCAGAGGCATACTTAAACTGCATCCAAACGGTTTCGGAAATTTAATTTTAAAAAAAGCGCGCCATAAAATTCCCTCACAGCACTATTCTAATAGTTGCGAAGCACTTCTTTTCTTGTTTGCCGGAAGCGCGGATGAATAACTTGGTTTCACAGCAGAGTGGACAATCCTATCTCGCAGATGCCGATCTGCTGGAAGCCTGGATTGTGGACCAACAAGCATCTGCATTGACCACTTTGGTCGATCGTTACAGCGTGATGGTCCTTAGTGTTTGTCGCCGTCGATGTCGGTCGTTGGCCGACGCCGAGGACGCCTTTCAATCGACCTTCCTGCTGCTTGCCCGGGACGCCGGTAAGATCCGCCAGCCTGAACGTTTGGCCGGTTGGCTGCACTGCGTGGCACACCGTGTTTCTTCAGCAATCGTCGCAAATGTCAAACGAGAACCGGAACCGATGACGGACCCTCAGTCAGTAGCCGATCCGCCACGGTTGGTGGCAAGCGAACCGCTGGAACAGTTGGCCAAACGGCACGAAGCCCTTGTCCTGAATGAGGAATTGGCAGAATTGCCGGCACACTACCGCTCGGCGATTGTGCTGCACTTGCTGGAAGGGTTTTCGATACAGCAGGTTGCAGACAAATTCCAGACAACGGCCGGGTCGGTCCGTGGCCGGTTACAAAGAGGCAAGCAACTCCTTTCCAGGCGGTTAAGACAGCGGGGGATCGTCCCGATTGTCGCTTTTGCCGCGGTCCATCAGTGGACCGTTTCTGCAGCCGAAGCTGCGGGAGCGTCTCAACGTTTTTCAGACGTTTTGGCGGCAAACAAACTACCCGCCCCGCCAATCGATCCACCTCGACTGGATCCTATTCATTTACCTGGAGTTCGTTTGATGCCTACGATCCTTACTTCTGCAGCTTTCCTGGCCGGTACGGCGGTGCTTGCTCTGTTTTGGACCGCCAATGACGGTTCCCTGTTGAATGGACAAGCCGCAGCCGGACCGCCGACGCGATTGGCCGCTGCCGACGCCCTCACACCGCCGACCGTTCAGGCTCAATTTGGCTCTCCCTCCCAAGGTCCCAGTTCAACCAAAGTCGCCCCCATAAGTGGCGCGGCACCGGGACAGGTTCTCCCGGCCCCTGCGGTAACAAGTCCACCAATGCGATGGGAGAAACGGATCGTGGATACGGTTCCAGATTCTCTGTTCGCCGAAGATATTATGGCACGCTTAGACGAACCTTTGGGGATCCAGTTACCGGACGCAACAACATTGGCAGCGTTGCCCAACCAACTCGATTCGCTTCCACCAGGATCGGTCATCCTGGATCAGCGCGGTCTGAAGTTCGCTCAGGTCGATTCAGAAACAGCATTGCAAGCGAACGGGATCACAGAGGAAATGCCATTACGCGTCGCACTCCGCCGGTTGCTGCACCCCCATGGCCTACAGGCCATCGTCGAAAATGATGGGTTGCTGATCACCGCCGATCCCGCAGCCTTAGTCCACCAGGGCATTGGCGTCAGTCGCTGGGTCAACCTTGATACAAAGGCAGCCGATCGGATTCTCGAACAGCTTTCAGAATCGGCCGACTGCCAGTTCTACGAAGTCCCGCTCTCGGAAGCCTTAACAACTCTTTCCGCCCAACAGGATCTTCCCTTCTGGATCGACGAACGAGCGTTGGAGGAGGAGGGACTGACGGCAGACTTGCCGGTGACTCTAACGAGGACCAAAACCACGCTGCAGAATCTCCTGCATGAATTACTGGACAGCGTCGACCTAACACTGACGATCGAGGGGGATGCGTTTAAGGTCACCACTCACTCCGATGCCGAAGATCAACTCCTAACGCGAATCTATTGGCTTGAAGGAACGGGAATCCCACTTGCACAAGCTGAAGAAATGATCGAAACCATTCAAATGTCCGTCCACGTCAATAGCTGGGACCAAATGGGAGGCAGCTCGTCGATGATGACCATTCCGTCGAAGCGACCAGCGATCCTAGTCTCCGCCACGCTGGCAACCCACGCCGACGTATCTCGTTTCTTCGAAGTGATGCGAGAAACCCAGTTCGGAGCCGCCCCGGAAGTCGAACACGAACAGGTACCCGATACGGGGCAACAGTTTTTCGTTGGTGGAGGTGGTGGCATGGGCGGTGGAGGATTTTTCTAGCATCAAACGCCAACCGCAGGCCAGCAAACCGCTTGCTAATCCTCACCATTACACTTCACGTACCGCCAGCCATTCGTTCCCCCCTGGGCTACTTTTTTGCACCTCAGAGCAGGAAATTGCATTTTTTTGACAATGAAGCCGGACTCTCCTAAATTGTAGAGGTTCAAAAAGTCGCAAGGGTTGCCTCATTCGCTGAAGGCACTGGCGGCAACCTATTTATCACTCGGGCAGGAGTCGATCATGGGCAGGATGATGGGAGCAGTCGGGCTGTTGACGTTTGGAGTATTCGCTAACACCG comes from the Roseimaritima multifibrata genome and includes:
- a CDS encoding patatin-like phospholipase family protein produces the protein MKIALAFSGGGVRATVFHLGVLARLARQDLLGNVKIVSSVSGGSLAAGLVFASAGYRWPDSSEYLHDVVPRVLSLLTTKNLQWSYALKSLLLPWRLASGRAALLGDAIESQWGIRGSLADLPESPEWIINATCYQTGKNWRFQRHLMGDYQTKYITDPDFSLSHALAASAAVPGLIGPLVIRSRRYRWSEYRDDRWRSIEPKYRRLHLWDGGVYDNLGVESLFKPGEGLREGTDFLIVSDASRPLSSDSRQSRWSPEYLRATLRLVDVATDQVRSLRTRMLINHFKQNPGSGAYLRLGRATKKTYARNNIDGKPSLTDEEVKRVALIETTLRRLTHSEFSLLFRHGYEVADATLSTYGSEVIKRVPRRRVLFNAA
- a CDS encoding DUF1592 domain-containing protein → MGLRFEWSLPGLPIALAAILIACNIPSRGYGVDDAVALTQAQSVDFIQTYCLSCHEGDNGEANLDLSAFDSTQRIPLDVDKWNRIADRIADHQMPPLDSELPTLELREGMVQVIRSTIHTSICSDGVTPGKPMLRRLNRTEYANTVRDLLGIQFNAGHALPEDGAGGEGFDNAAETLFISPIHAEKYLDAARTALSHAMSDPQDRKMLLVSLPSKDVSPQQAAEKVLGTFLPKAFRRPATEAEIQQYLHLFEQVYQEDQSFETAITFAMEAAMVSPKFLFLWEQPHSESEPIRITDYELASRLSYFLWASMPDQELFKLAAAGKLHEDEVLAQQVKRMLKSSIDDRGHRRNAKCREFAESFVEQWLGTRALGREFQPDKSVVGKFNPELEGGMKYEPVFFMEDLLAENHSLLNWIDSDFTYANRSLARHYGIEGTFREQPKRVDLPEGSHRGGVLGMSSILAVSSFSHRTSPVLRGKWIMETLLGTAPPPPPPNVPELEETVGDGKEKLSLRQRLELHRADPACASCHAVMDPLGFGLENYDVLGRWRTEESGLPIDNTGTLPDGTTFTGMEGLKQQLMDRKDSFISHLTSKMLGYALARQLTNEDLCVVQSISETLAKDDYRAQTLVLEIVKSIPFQFKSGQTPSTPEETNHGK
- a CDS encoding DUF1552 domain-containing protein; the protein is MANRDRVRMQSLERQNLRRASLSRRTLLRGTGAALALPWLEAMMPRRARGADPENLPDDQAPVRMAALFVPNGVRQDQWTPEGEGKDFKLSPALQPLADLKDQLLVLTNLWNQGSIGGDGHYVKTSGFLTCTTINKSLGIDLNCNGQSMDQVAASYAEKRTPLPSLELGIDPVTTGVDTNVGYTRVYGSHIAWSGPTSPLARELNPHLVYERLLRSAKPAGQSTRRDALLLDQVIDDAKQLSNRLGVADRRRMDEYLQSVRSIEKRLERQGQGGALAWTPRADLAAAEAPPEDKPDSFPAHVRLMMDMIALAFQTDTTRVCTFMFGNAVSGRNFSFLDGVSGGHHDTSHHQNSAEKLEQYQIITHWHVQQYAYLLNKLQSMQEGEGTVLDNSMILYGSGLRDGNSHNPHNLPILVGGSGGGKIATGQHLSFSPDTPLANLYVAMLNAFGSPTKQFADSTGTLPGVLHA
- a CDS encoding outer membrane protein assembly factor BamB family protein, which encodes MANRHRRRLKVWTLTTLVWNAGLLVGVIGFANENWTSFRGDGSSVVQADLPTQWSPEEVTWQTEIPGYGQSAPVVWDGQVYVTSSEGAFQQDCQVHAFDLRTGDKNWTKQIVATTPVENYFRNSRAAPTCCVDDSGLFSFFPSGDVTAMTHAGEQRWSLSLFKKYGEVQNERGVASSLAQTDDHLYVLIDHHGPSYVVAINKADGSIAWKTDRGDRIPSWSSPVIAQINGRKLVITSSADTVDAYDASTGEALWQHHGLQGNHIPSPSVMGDRIFVGSTTMYGGATDADATAGSNCCLKLTEVEGKPSFDFLWGAERANSYYSTPLAFAGYVYYVNKVGVLYCVNQETGKQVFAKRIGTPCWASAVGVTNRSGESLVYFVLKNGFTLVLRPGDEYDQVARNQLYDREAMLEAQELAAEQRRANAVPSDQVKPKSGPEKVFAGMPETQLHKIFSYGDPMVYGVAVAEDRLLIRTGQTLFCVGG
- a CDS encoding RNA polymerase sigma factor, with amino-acid sequence MNNLVSQQSGQSYLADADLLEAWIVDQQASALTTLVDRYSVMVLSVCRRRCRSLADAEDAFQSTFLLLARDAGKIRQPERLAGWLHCVAHRVSSAIVANVKREPEPMTDPQSVADPPRLVASEPLEQLAKRHEALVLNEELAELPAHYRSAIVLHLLEGFSIQQVADKFQTTAGSVRGRLQRGKQLLSRRLRQRGIVPIVAFAAVHQWTVSAAEAAGASQRFSDVLAANKLPAPPIDPPRLDPIHLPGVRLMPTILTSAAFLAGTAVLALFWTANDGSLLNGQAAAGPPTRLAAADALTPPTVQAQFGSPSQGPSSTKVAPISGAAPGQVLPAPAVTSPPMRWEKRIVDTVPDSLFAEDIMARLDEPLGIQLPDATTLAALPNQLDSLPPGSVILDQRGLKFAQVDSETALQANGITEEMPLRVALRRLLHPHGLQAIVENDGLLITADPAALVHQGIGVSRWVNLDTKAADRILEQLSESADCQFYEVPLSEALTTLSAQQDLPFWIDERALEEEGLTADLPVTLTRTKTTLQNLLHELLDSVDLTLTIEGDAFKVTTHSDAEDQLLTRIYWLEGTGIPLAQAEEMIETIQMSVHVNSWDQMGGSSSMMTIPSKRPAILVSATLATHADVSRFFEVMRETQFGAAPEVEHEQVPDTGQQFFVGGGGGMGGGGFF